The DNA window GAAGGAAGTCCTGAGTATTCCCGAAGGGCGACCGAAGGATCTCCCATAAAACCGTGTTTTCTGAGATTCTTCGGCCTTCGGCCTCAGAATGACCTTTTTAGCGTTATTATTTTTAATTTCGGTTAAAGTGTGCACTTTTAAAACATAAATCGTCTAAAAACTGTGCACTTTTAATTCGTAGATAACAAAACACGAACCCCTCCTTGACAAAGCCCGATAAGTATGATATAGTTAGCCAAAAAATGGCCTGAAAAGACGAAGTTCTGAGCTTGTCGAAGAATGCAGAAATTATTATCTATTCTTTTAGCAGTTTTTGTGTTAGTCGTTTATGCCCCGCAGGTTAGGGCATTTTGGATTTGGACCCCGGAAAGCGGAAAATGGGTAGATCCGAAAAATGTAACTAAGGATATTCCCCAGGAGCAGTTTGAATGGGCTCTGGAATTTTATGATTCCCAGGACTATGAGCGGGCGATAACAGAGTTCAAGCGCTTGATAAAAGATTTTCCCCTTTCTGACTTGACCGCTGAAGCCCAGTATTATATTGGCCTGTCTTACGAAACAATGAAGAAATATTATTATGCTTATTTAGCCTACCAGAAGGTAATAGACCATTACCCCCAATCTAAAAGAGTAGAGGAGATAATCGGACGGGAATATAAGGTAGCCAACCTTTTTTACCATGAAGAAAAGGCGAAAATCCTCGGAAAGTCGATTCCTTTGGTTTCATCAAAAAACAAGGCGTTAGAGATATTTCAAAAAATAATTGAGAACGCCCCTTATGGTAAATATGGCGATCTGTCCC is part of the Candidatus Omnitrophota bacterium genome and encodes:
- the bamD gene encoding outer membrane protein assembly factor BamD; translated protein: MQKLLSILLAVFVLVVYAPQVRAFWIWTPESGKWVDPKNVTKDIPQEQFEWALEFYDSQDYERAITEFKRLIKDFPLSDLTAEAQYYIGLSYETMKKYYYAYLAYQKVIDHYPQSKRVEEIIGREYKVANLFYHEEKAKILGKSIPLVSSKNKALEIFQKIIENAPYGKYGDLSQYRIGIYYKDTAGYSEAVEEFNKLIDDYPKSELVDDARYEIAACYDKQAVTYDYKEEAVDKAIEEFETFLKDYPQSNMTDKAKSKLLFLKEKKAEGIFQIAKFYELQGTLDSALMYYQEIRDFFPDTSWAPKAAEKIFIIEKKQEKRSPTSH